In Quercus robur chromosome 11, dhQueRobu3.1, whole genome shotgun sequence, the following proteins share a genomic window:
- the LOC126705031 gene encoding uncharacterized protein LOC126705031: protein MPPRNSAPSSSEPNAENLEGVFNAIRSLAEVVEKHVSTSGTAKPKDAEIEGCTIEQFRKMGPPSFLGNPNPTEAETWIMQMEKIFDVVGCTEVQKVSFASFMLKGEAEHWWRSTKKTLPLEKDEILTWTIFLDAFYEKYFPESIRDEKEVEFMELIQGNKTVLQYEAKFTELARFAPHIVSDDARKAKKFQRGLRPSIRTRMAALRLKAYSEVVETAKVVEKECEDYQRIRDQNKKRSKPEESQKENENDKPFKKKTTIEVEPKVVQQVIENCSKCGKKHNGVCYRESGACFKCGKMGHRIKDCPALKNEPMVKLNDVNPRPKIQGRVFAITGQRDEETKSGTISLFSLIK, encoded by the coding sequence ATGCCACCCCGCAATTCTGCCCCTTCTAGTTCTGAGCCAAATGCTGAAAACCTTGAGGGTGTTTTTAATGCTATTAGAAGTCTTGCTGAGGTGGTGGAAAAACATGTTAGTACTAGTGGAACAGCTAAGCCCAAAGATGCTGAGATTGAAGGATGTACCATTGAGCAATTTAGGAAAATGGGTCCTCCTTCATTTTTGGGAAACCCTAATCCTACTGAAGCAGAGACTTGGATAATGCAAATGGAGAAAATATTTGATGTGGTTGGTTGTACTGAAGTGCAAAAAGTCTCTTTTGCTTCATTTATGCTGAAAGGGGAAGCGGAGCATTGGTGGAGATCCACTAAAAAGACTTTGCCACTTGAGAAAGATGAGATATTGACTTGGACTATTTTCCTTGAtgctttttatgagaaatattttcCAGAAAGTATACGGGATGAGAAAGAAGTGGAGTTTATGGAGCTCATTCAAGGGAATAAAACTGTATTACAGTATGAGGCTAAATTTACTGAGTTGGCCCGATTTGCTCCTCATATTGTGTCTGATGATGCTAGGAAAGCTAAGAAATTTCAAAGGGGTCTACGACCAAGTATCAGAACTAGGATGGCAGCCTTACGATTGAAGGCTTATTCTGAGGTAGTAGAAACTGCAAAAGTTgttgagaaggaatgtgaagaCTATCAGAGGATTCgagatcaaaataaaaagagatccAAGCCTGAAgaatctcaaaaagaaaatgaaaatgacaaaCCATTCAAAAAGAAGACTACAATAGAAGTAGAGCCTAAGGTGGTGCAACAAGTAATAGAGAATTGTTCGAAGTGTGGTAAAAAGCATAACGGTGTTTGCTATCGTGAAAGTGGGGCATGTTTTAAGTGTGGAAAAATGGGTCATCGTATCAAAGATTGCCCAGCTTTGAAGAATGAGCCGATGGTTAAGCTTAATGATGTGAATCCAAGGCCAAAAATCCAAGGACGAGTGTTTGCTATTACTGGGCAAAGGGATGAGGAAACTAAGTCAGGTACCATCTCCTTATTTTCTCTTATTAAGTGA